A section of the Pseudomonas lini genome encodes:
- a CDS encoding cyclic peptide export ABC transporter produces the protein MTKPTRGAINELFALLKPFRLIVSVSIVLGMIGGLSVTVLLATINNALHSADGLTRTVVMIFAGLCVLALLTTIVSDIGTNYVGQHIIARLRKELGEKVLSAPIDQIERYRSHRLIPVLTHDVDTISDFAFAFAPLAISLTVTLGCLGYLAMLSWPMFLMMLVAIAIGTTIQAIARAKGMRGFYAARACEDELQKHYNAIAEGAKELRIHRPRRQRMFVSGIQKTAENICDTQIRSINTFVIAKSFGSMLFFVVIGLALALQSFWPSSDKAVMSGFVLVLLYMKGPLEHLVSTLPIISRAQIAFRRIAELSEQFSSPEPHLLLEDQGHKPGPVHSLELSNVRYAFPPVEGSEPFRLGPVNLRIEQGDIVFIVGENGCGKTTLIKLLLGLYAPTEGEIRVNDQPITALNRDDYRQNFTTVFADYYLFDDLIQGDRQVPQDATRYLERLEIAHKVSVRDGAFSTTDLSTGQRKRLALVNAWLEERPVLVFDEWAADQDPTFRRIFYTELLPDLKRLGKTIIVISHDDRYFDVADQLVRMEAGKVKSELQPA, from the coding sequence ATGACCAAGCCAACGCGTGGGGCGATCAACGAATTGTTCGCCCTGCTCAAGCCCTTCCGGCTGATCGTCTCTGTGTCCATCGTGCTCGGCATGATCGGTGGCCTGAGCGTCACCGTGTTGCTGGCGACCATCAACAATGCCCTGCACTCCGCTGACGGCCTGACTCGCACCGTGGTGATGATTTTCGCCGGGCTGTGCGTGCTGGCGCTGCTGACCACGATTGTGTCCGACATCGGCACCAACTACGTCGGTCAGCACATCATCGCCAGGCTGCGCAAAGAGCTGGGGGAGAAAGTGCTGTCGGCGCCAATCGACCAGATCGAGCGCTACCGCAGCCACCGGTTGATCCCGGTGCTGACCCATGACGTGGACACCATCAGCGATTTCGCCTTCGCCTTCGCGCCCTTGGCGATTTCCCTGACCGTGACCCTCGGTTGCCTCGGCTATCTGGCGATGCTGTCGTGGCCGATGTTTCTGATGATGCTGGTGGCCATCGCCATCGGCACCACCATCCAGGCCATCGCGCGGGCTAAGGGCATGCGCGGTTTCTACGCGGCGCGCGCCTGCGAAGACGAGCTGCAAAAGCACTACAACGCCATCGCCGAAGGGGCCAAGGAACTGCGCATCCACCGCCCGCGGCGTCAGCGCATGTTCGTGTCCGGCATCCAGAAAACCGCCGAGAACATCTGTGATACCCAGATCCGCTCGATCAATACCTTCGTCATTGCCAAGTCGTTCGGCTCGATGCTGTTCTTCGTGGTCATCGGCCTGGCGCTGGCCCTGCAATCGTTCTGGCCCAGTTCCGACAAAGCCGTGATGAGCGGTTTTGTGTTGGTGCTGCTGTACATGAAAGGACCGCTGGAACACTTGGTCAGCACCCTGCCAATCATCAGCCGGGCGCAGATTGCGTTTCGCCGGATCGCCGAGCTCAGCGAACAATTTTCCTCCCCTGAACCGCACCTGCTGCTGGAAGACCAGGGCCATAAACCCGGCCCGGTCCACAGCCTGGAACTGAGCAACGTGCGTTACGCTTTCCCGCCGGTGGAAGGCAGCGAGCCCTTCCGCCTCGGACCGGTCAACCTGCGCATCGAGCAAGGCGACATCGTGTTCATCGTCGGTGAGAACGGCTGCGGCAAAACCACGCTGATCAAACTGCTGCTGGGTCTTTATGCACCCACCGAAGGCGAGATCCGCGTGAACGACCAGCCGATCACCGCGCTCAACCGCGATGACTACCGGCAGAACTTCACCACGGTATTTGCTGACTATTACCTGTTCGATGACCTGATTCAGGGCGACCGACAAGTGCCGCAGGATGCCACGCGCTACCTCGAACGCCTGGAGATCGCGCACAAGGTCAGCGTGCGCGACGGCGCGTTCAGCACCACCGATCTGTCCACCGGCCAGCGCAAACGCCTGGCGCTGGTCAATGCCTGGCTCGAAGAACGGCCGGTGCTGGTGTTCGACGAATGGGCGGCCGATCAGGACCCGACCTTCCGCCGCATTTTCTACACCGAACTGCTGCCCGACCTGAAGCGCCTGGGCAAAACCATCATCGTCATCTCCCACGATGACCGCTACTTCGACGTGGCCGATCAACTGGTGCGCATGGAGGCCGGCAAGGTCAAAAGCGAACTGCAACCCGCCTGA
- a CDS encoding TonB-dependent siderophore receptor, which yields MSASRFMLRPLTRALLMSSTTRSRMTATGLGLAMTLAMTPYVQAQEWTLNIPAQPLAQALQTLGQQTNLQIIYSPESIQNLRSSALNGRYQEEDSLSAMLKGTGIRHQRDGNTVTLLAPATGSAMELAPTSINGQRLGATTEGSNSYTTGAVTIGKGEHSLKETPQSVTVITRKMLDDQNLDTIEQVMEKTPGITVYDSPMGGKYFYSRGFRMTGQYQYDGVPLDIGSSYVQADAFNSDMAIYDRVEVMRGAAGMMKGAGGTAGAVNFVRKRGQDTPHTQLSLSAGTWDNYRGQVDTGGPLNDAGTIRGRAVVTQQTRQYFYDVGARKDQIYYGALDFDLSDYTTLGLGMAYEDVDATPCWGGLPRYADGSDLKLSRSTCLNTAWSNQRSKRTTYFGDLKHEFNDNWALKVAGVYSKNTQDMEYAFPSGTVPVGATSTNTLMIGSIFDYDQVDYGLDAYVDGKFDAFGQEHELIVGANASRSRKDDFYAVALLPQTQNVLNPNHHLPQPDESFYLANATRGGPVDMRIKQYGAYSTARLKLADPLTFVLGSRVSWYKSETDSVSFWRGEGTPVSSEAKETGQVTPFAGLLFDINDNLTVYTSYADIFTPQGNYKTITGSTLKPLIGQSYELGIKGEWFDGRLNSSFNLFRTVQKDAAQDDPACPDSSCSQNSGKVRAQGFEAEVSGEVIDRLQLLAGYTYTQTKVLEDADVSQDGVSYNTYVPRHVLRMWGDYALSGPLERFTVGAGVNAQSGNYRTSPSSGSNITQAGYAVWNGRIGYRIDDTWSVALNGKNLFDKRYYATVGTESWGNFYGEPRSFVMSVKADF from the coding sequence ATGTCCGCATCCCGTTTCATGCTTCGACCTCTGACCCGCGCCCTGTTAATGAGCAGCACGACCCGCTCGCGCATGACCGCCACCGGCCTCGGCCTGGCGATGACCCTGGCCATGACGCCGTATGTCCAGGCCCAGGAATGGACCCTGAACATCCCGGCCCAGCCATTGGCTCAGGCGCTGCAGACTCTCGGTCAACAGACCAATCTGCAAATCATCTACAGCCCGGAGAGCATTCAGAACCTGCGCTCCAGTGCCCTCAACGGCCGCTATCAGGAAGAGGATTCGCTCAGCGCGATGCTCAAGGGCACCGGGATTCGCCATCAACGCGACGGCAACACGGTCACGCTGCTGGCGCCGGCCACCGGCAGCGCGATGGAACTGGCACCGACCAGTATCAACGGTCAGCGATTGGGCGCGACCACCGAAGGCAGCAACTCTTACACCACCGGGGCGGTGACCATTGGCAAGGGCGAGCACTCGCTCAAGGAAACCCCGCAGTCGGTCACCGTCATCACGCGCAAGATGCTCGATGACCAGAACCTGGACACCATCGAACAGGTCATGGAAAAGACCCCGGGCATCACCGTTTACGACTCGCCCATGGGCGGCAAGTATTTCTACTCCCGCGGTTTCCGCATGACCGGCCAGTACCAGTACGACGGCGTGCCGCTGGACATCGGCAGCAGCTACGTGCAGGCCGATGCCTTCAACAGCGACATGGCGATCTATGATCGGGTCGAAGTGATGCGCGGCGCGGCCGGGATGATGAAGGGCGCCGGGGGCACCGCGGGCGCCGTGAACTTCGTGCGCAAGCGCGGCCAGGACACCCCGCACACTCAACTGTCGTTGTCTGCCGGCACATGGGACAACTACCGTGGCCAGGTCGACACCGGCGGTCCGCTGAACGACGCCGGCACCATCCGTGGCCGGGCCGTGGTGACCCAGCAGACCCGTCAATATTTCTATGATGTGGGCGCGCGCAAGGACCAGATCTACTACGGCGCGCTGGACTTCGACCTGAGCGACTACACCACCCTGGGCCTGGGCATGGCCTATGAAGACGTCGATGCCACTCCGTGCTGGGGCGGCTTGCCACGCTACGCCGATGGCAGCGACCTGAAGCTCTCTCGCTCCACGTGCCTGAACACCGCCTGGAGCAACCAGCGCAGTAAGCGAACCACCTACTTTGGCGACCTGAAACACGAGTTCAACGACAACTGGGCGCTGAAGGTCGCGGGGGTTTACTCGAAAAACACCCAGGACATGGAATACGCCTTCCCGAGCGGAACGGTACCGGTTGGCGCCACCAGCACCAATACCCTGATGATCGGCAGCATCTTTGACTACGATCAGGTCGACTACGGCCTCGATGCTTATGTGGACGGCAAGTTCGACGCATTCGGCCAAGAGCACGAGCTGATCGTCGGTGCCAACGCCAGCCGCTCCCGCAAGGATGACTTCTACGCCGTGGCCCTCCTGCCTCAGACTCAGAATGTGCTGAACCCCAATCATCACCTGCCCCAGCCGGATGAAAGTTTCTACCTGGCCAACGCCACCCGGGGCGGGCCGGTGGACATGCGGATCAAGCAATACGGCGCCTACTCCACGGCACGCCTGAAACTGGCCGATCCGCTGACCTTCGTCTTGGGCAGCCGCGTCAGCTGGTACAAATCCGAAACCGACTCCGTCTCGTTCTGGCGCGGCGAAGGCACACCGGTCAGTTCCGAGGCCAAGGAAACCGGGCAAGTCACCCCGTTCGCCGGGCTGCTGTTCGACATCAACGACAACCTGACCGTCTACACCAGCTACGCGGATATCTTCACCCCGCAAGGCAACTACAAGACCATCACCGGTTCGACGCTCAAGCCATTGATCGGCCAGAGCTATGAACTGGGGATCAAGGGTGAATGGTTCGACGGTCGCCTGAACAGCTCTTTCAACCTGTTCCGCACCGTACAGAAAGACGCAGCCCAGGATGACCCGGCCTGCCCGGACAGCAGCTGCTCGCAGAACTCCGGCAAAGTGCGCGCCCAAGGCTTCGAAGCTGAAGTCAGCGGTGAAGTCATTGACCGCCTGCAATTGCTCGCCGGCTACACCTACACCCAGACCAAGGTGCTTGAAGACGCCGACGTCAGTCAGGATGGCGTGTCGTACAACACCTATGTGCCGCGTCACGTGCTGCGGATGTGGGGCGACTATGCGCTCAGCGGCCCACTGGAACGCTTCACCGTCGGTGCCGGCGTCAATGCCCAGAGCGGCAACTACCGCACCTCGCCGAGCAGCGGCAGCAATATCACCCAGGCTGGCTATGCGGTCTGGAACGGTCGCATCGGCTACCGCATCGACGACACCTGGTCCGTGGCATTGAACGGCAAAAACCTGTTCGACAAGCGCTACTACGCCACGGTCGGTACCGAAAGTTGGGGTAACTTCTACGGTGAACCGCGCAGCTTCGTGATGTCGGTCAAGGCTGACTTCTGA
- a CDS encoding nucleotidyltransferase family protein translates to MNNASRVQTIISEDPARWRLLQLVHSLGLPDCWVGAGFARNAVWDYLHGRFPSPISTDVDVIWFDPSHCTPSDDRALEAALRDLDPTVLWSVKNQARMHVQNGDKPYISTTDAMRYWPETATAIAVRLGEGNTCEVSAPLGLDDLFNLIIRPTWKFTEEKKAMYKERLKSKGWTTTWPRLRQEPGLSER, encoded by the coding sequence GTGAATAACGCTTCAAGAGTCCAGACCATCATTTCAGAAGACCCCGCTCGATGGCGTCTACTCCAGCTTGTTCATTCCTTGGGGTTGCCAGACTGTTGGGTCGGTGCAGGTTTTGCCCGGAACGCGGTTTGGGACTACTTGCACGGGCGCTTCCCGTCCCCTATTTCGACCGACGTCGACGTCATCTGGTTTGATCCATCTCACTGCACTCCCTCAGATGACAGGGCTTTAGAAGCAGCTCTGCGAGATCTGGACCCGACAGTCCTCTGGTCAGTAAAAAATCAGGCGAGAATGCATGTTCAGAACGGCGATAAGCCTTACATCTCCACGACTGATGCAATGCGTTACTGGCCAGAGACAGCAACGGCAATAGCCGTCAGATTGGGAGAAGGAAACACCTGTGAGGTATCTGCCCCATTGGGGCTGGATGATCTTTTTAACCTGATCATCAGGCCCACTTGGAAATTTACCGAAGAAAAAAAGGCGATGTACAAAGAGCGCTTGAAGTCCAAGGGGTGGACGACAACGTGGCCTCGACTCAGGCAAGAGCCTGGTCTATCAGAAAGATGA
- a CDS encoding DUF6124 family protein, whose amino-acid sequence MFKPTPNPPETDDVSPYESLDSKKLNEAADRALDYYLKPVIPKDIPRKPSTIYHVGAEVDNETLLVNACESLASASMMLTEFAGLMDMPHRNMMLGIQSVVMLGELAVNRVLDNLDPRG is encoded by the coding sequence ATGTTCAAACCAACGCCAAATCCTCCGGAAACCGACGACGTTTCCCCCTATGAATCCCTCGATTCCAAAAAACTCAACGAAGCCGCCGACCGCGCCCTCGATTACTACCTCAAACCGGTCATCCCCAAAGACATCCCGCGCAAACCCAGCACCATTTACCACGTCGGCGCCGAGGTCGATAACGAAACCCTGCTGGTCAACGCCTGCGAATCCCTGGCGTCAGCGAGCATGATGCTCACTGAGTTCGCCGGATTGATGGACATGCCCCATCGCAATATGATGTTGGGGATTCAATCGGTGGTCATGCTCGGCGAGCTGGCGGTGAATCGGGTGCTGGATAACCTCGATCCACGAGGCTAA
- a CDS encoding alpha/beta hydrolase yields MSLHPDLEAFLDLAQDGQDAGLPALHQMTPAEARAIFEQTTVQLRWNAPQDIDVLEVNTTARDSAPLALRLYRPSGTTASMPVLVYFHGGGFVVGSLDSHDGVCREFCRRTPCAVLSVGYRLAPEHRFPTALEDGEDALSWLAEQALALGLDAGRVAFGGDSAGATLATVLALQAVVQPHTVAIVPKVQLLCYPVTDASRTHDSRLLFSEGYLLENDTLDWFYQHYARSPEDLLNWRFSPLLAEDLRGVAPAIVLLAGFDPLLDEGQAYVDKLRAQGVSVELEYCPGLTHDLLRLASVMPDVLSVHESLSRALSRHLG; encoded by the coding sequence ATGTCGTTACACCCTGATCTGGAAGCCTTCCTCGACCTGGCGCAAGACGGCCAGGACGCAGGCCTGCCGGCGCTGCATCAAATGACACCGGCCGAGGCGCGGGCGATCTTCGAACAAACCACCGTGCAATTGCGCTGGAATGCTCCTCAGGATATTGATGTGCTGGAGGTCAACACCACGGCGCGGGACAGTGCGCCGCTGGCGTTGCGTTTGTATCGCCCGAGCGGGACGACGGCGTCGATGCCGGTGCTGGTGTACTTCCATGGCGGTGGTTTTGTAGTGGGCAGCCTGGACTCCCATGACGGAGTCTGCCGCGAATTCTGCCGACGTACGCCGTGCGCGGTGTTGTCGGTTGGCTATCGGCTGGCGCCGGAGCATCGTTTCCCGACGGCGCTGGAGGACGGTGAAGACGCCTTGTCCTGGCTGGCGGAACAGGCGCTGGCCCTGGGGCTGGATGCTGGACGCGTCGCGTTCGGCGGCGACAGTGCCGGTGCCACATTGGCGACGGTGCTGGCCTTGCAAGCGGTGGTTCAGCCACACACCGTGGCCATCGTCCCCAAGGTGCAACTGCTGTGTTATCCGGTCACTGATGCGTCGCGCACTCACGATTCGCGCTTGTTGTTCAGTGAGGGGTATTTGCTGGAAAACGACACGCTGGACTGGTTTTACCAGCACTACGCCCGCAGCCCCGAAGACCTGCTGAACTGGCGCTTCTCACCGTTGCTGGCTGAGGACCTGCGCGGTGTGGCGCCGGCGATTGTGCTGCTGGCCGGGTTCGATCCGTTGCTCGATGAAGGCCAGGCCTACGTCGATAAACTGCGCGCGCAGGGGGTGAGTGTCGAACTCGAATATTGCCCGGGTTTGACTCATGACTTGCTTAGGTTGGCCTCGGTCATGCCAGATGTGCTGAGCGTGCATGAAAGCTTGAGTCGGGCGCTGAGTCGGCATTTGGGCTGA